In Malus sylvestris chromosome 15, drMalSylv7.2, whole genome shotgun sequence, a single genomic region encodes these proteins:
- the LOC126605974 gene encoding uncharacterized protein LOC126605974 isoform X1 has protein sequence MQDQRPGFRVRDPSPDSVIFALESNFSLFSSASASVDLCSFDHDDSTASEISPQNSAPRDRRHEESSSGPDRDPDPNRIHAFQHTRRLSGKGEKAKVQKEDSDSDFVLDSARSSFSLALKECQDRRSRSEALSKKLDRPRPASLDLNNNASVSSPRLGAIKKGSMASRKSGNFPSPGTPSYRHASLGVQKGWSSERVPSHTNVGRKNTTAAMLPFNNGRTLPSKWEDAERWILSPVQGDGVVRPAYQQTQRRPKSKSGPLGPPGVAYYSLYSPAMPMFDGTNVSNFMAASPFSAAVISADGLGFQSGAENGSFTTRAEPCIARSVSVHGCSEVLEQQSSLPDSQDEKFDGPNGVKDAATNVSRAVSRRDMATQMSPDSAHSSPRARASYSASTSSGLPILEVQSAASSKSEVRDVQVDERVTMTRWSKKHKARRPGKGSHIGDGWKKKDADVQSAAWDLSDTSKSISKVNREEAKITAWENLQRAKAEAAIRKLEMKLEKKRSSSMDKIMNKLRSAQKKAQDMRSSVDQAQVARTSRKALSIRITRHMGSFSGCFTCHTF, from the exons ATGCAGGATCAGAGACCGGGTTTCCGAGTCCGCGACCCGAGCCCTGACTCCGTAATCTTCGCCTTAGAGTCGAACTTCAGCCTCTTCTCCTCCGCCTCCGCCAGCGTCGACCTCTGCTCCTTCGACCACGACGACTCCACCGCCTCCGAGATCTCTCCG CAGAACTCGGCCCCACGCGATCGCCGCCACGAGGAAAGCTCGAGTGGTCCAGATCGCGATCCGGATCCGAACAGAATCCACGCTTTTCAGCACACTCGTCGTCTCTCCGGAAAGGGAGAAAAAGCCAAAG TTCAAAAGGAGGACTCCGACTCGGATTTCGTCCTCGATTCCGCCAGAAGCTCCTTCTCTCTCGCCCTCAAAG AATGCCAGGACCGGCGGTCCAGATCTGAAGCTTTATCGAAGAAGTTAGACCGGCCGAGACCCGCCTCGTTGGACTTGAACAACAATGCCTCTGTGTCCTCGCCGAGATTAGGCGCGATAAAGAAGGGTTCAATGGCGTCTCGGAAATCGGGTAACTTCCCCAGTCCCGGCACACCGAGTTACCGGCACGCGAGTCTCGGAGTTCAGAAGGGTTGGAGCTCGGAGCGAGTCCCGTCGCATACCAATGTGGGTCGGAAGAATACGACGGCTGCGATGTTGCCCTTTAATAACGGGAGGACATTGCCGTCTAAGTGGGAAGATGCTGAGAGATGGATTTTGAGTCCGGTTCAGGGGGATGGCGTGGTGAGGCCAGCTTATCAGCAAACCCAGAGGCGGCCCAAGTCGAAGAGTGGTCCGCTCGGGCCTCCTGGGGTTGCGTATTACTCATTGTACTCGCCGGCAATGCCAATGTTTGATGGGACCAATGTGAGTAATTTCATGGCTGCTTCTCCGTTTTCGGCTGCTGTTATATCAGCTGATGGGTTGGGGTTCCAGTCCGGTGCCGAAAATGGCAGCTTTACGACGCGAGCAGAGCCATGCATTGCTCGTTCGGTTAGCGTTCATGGTTGCTCTGAGGTGCTGGAGCAGCAGTCTTCATTGCCTGACTCTCAAG atgaaaagtttgatggcCCTAATGGGGTCAAGGATGCGGCTACGAATGTATCTCGGGCAGTTTCAAGAAGGGACATGGCAACCCAGATGAGCCCAGATAGCGCTCACTCATCTCCCAGGGCACGGGCTTCTTACTCTGCCTCCACTTCCTCTGGTCTGCCTATTTTGGAAGTGCAGAGTGCGGCTTCTTCAAAGTCGGAAGTCAGGGATGTGCAGGTAGATGAACGGGTCACTATGACAAGGTGGTCCAAGAAGCATAAAGCTCGGAGGCCTGGGAAGGGTTCTCATATTGGTGATGGTTGGAAAAAGAAAGATGCAGACGTTCAATCTGCTGCTTGGGATCTCTCTGACACGTCAAAGAGCATTTCAAA AGTTAATAGAGAGGAAGCAAAAATCACTGCTTGGGAGAACCTGCAGAGGGCAAAAGCTGAGGCAGCAATACGGAAACTGGAG ATGAAGCTTGAAAAAAAGCGATCGTCATCAATGGATAAAATCATGAACAAGTTGAGATCGGCTCAGAAGAAAGCTCAAGACATGAGAAGCTCAGTTGACCAAGCACAAGTTGCAAGGACCTCACGTAAAGCTTTATCAATCCGAATAACTCGTCATATGGGTTCTTTCAGTGGTTGTTTTACATGCCATACTTTCTGA
- the LOC126601153 gene encoding triacylglycerol lipase OBL1-like, giving the protein MDIIQLPITIMASKGPVCLSYVFLKPEEATFIELIRLLFSSDIEKRKFITSSAVKKLDFKRRLIIFLSAVIQCILLLLRKPMAWLGGVLEKWLNLVSSNGGLLLLILNWLKGKVVIPESSSTRSVLGFLDTRIELDDNIKPDDTRYNGSLSMMAAKLSYENEEFIEKVVSEYWKMKLVAFHKFWNGYEKQESTQAFVFQDTTSDPNLVWVAFRGTEPFSADDWRTDFDISWCEFAGIGKTHGGFMKALGMQTEKSWPLEPETQDHEFAYYKIRQILMDLLQENKNAKFILTGHSLGGALAVLFASVLAMHDFEDKYAWLMERLEGVYTFGQPRVGDEKFAGYVTKKMKNYGVRYMRYVYSSDLVPRVPFDDTTLLFKHVAPCLYFNSFYKGKELEEAPNKNYFNLLFFIPMRLNASWELIRSFMLPLIKGSEYKESCLMIMARVFGLIFPGLVAHAPQDYVNVTRLGSIPSYMPL; this is encoded by the exons ATGGACATAATCCAATTGCCAATTACTATCATGGCTTCCAAGGGACCTGTCTGTCTCAGTTATGTATTTCTCAAGCCCGAAGAAGCAACTTTCATCGAGCTCATTCGCCTCCTCTTTTCCTCTGACATAGAAAAGAGAAAATTCATCACCTCCTCGGCAGTAAAAAAACTTGACTTCAAACGGAGGTTGATAATCTTCCTCTCTGCGGTGATTCAATGCATCCTCCTTCTCTTAAGAAAACCCATGGCTTGGCTTGGGGGTGTTCTGGAGAAGTGGCTAAATCTTGTATCAAGCAACGGTGGATTGCTCTTGCTCATCCTAAACTGGCTAAAAG GAAAGGTGGTGATACCAGAATCATCATCAACCAGATCCGTGCTTGGATTTCTTGACACACGAATTGAATTAGACGACAACATCAAACCTGACGACACAAGATATAACGGGTCGCTGTCCATGATGGCAGCCAAATTGTCGTACGAGAATGAAGAATTCATTGAAAAAGTTGTCAGTGAATACTGGAag ATGAAACTCGTGGCGTTCCACAAATTTTGGAATG GTTACGAGAAACAAGAATCAACCCAAGCCTTCGTGTTCCAAGACACAACATCTGACCCCAACTTGGTTTGGGTCGCATTTAGAGGCACTGAACCATTCAGCGCCGACGATTGGAGGACAGATTTTGACATCTCATGGTGCGAGTTTGCCGGAATCGGCAAGACCCACGGAGGCTTTATGAAAGCTCTCGGCATGCAAACAGAGAAAAGCTGGCCCCTCGAACCCGAAACACAAGATCATGAGTTTGCTTACTACAAAATCAGACAAATTCTGATGGATTTATtgcaagaaaacaagaatgccaAATTTATATTGACAGGTCACAGCTTAGGAGGGGCACTGGCGGTGCTGTTTGCATCGGTGCTGGCAATGCATGACTTCGAGGATAAATATGCCTGGTTGATGGAGAGGTTGGAGGGGGTGTACACTTTTGGACAGCCGAGGGTGGGGGATGAGAAATTTGCGGGCTATGTAACGAAGAAGATGAAAAATTATGGTGTGAGGTATATGAGGTATGTTTATTCCAGTGACTTGGTGCCTAGGGTACCATTTGATGATACAACTCTATTGTTTAAGCACGTTGCTCCATGCCTTTATTTCAACAGCTTCTATAAAGGGAAG GAGTTGGAGGAGGCACCCAACAAGAACTACTTCAATTTGCTATTCTTCATACCGATGCGGTTAAATGCATCGTGGGAGCTGATTAGGAGTTTCATGCTCCCATTAATAAAGGGTTCAGAATACAAGGAAAGCTGCCTTATGATAatggctagggtttttggtttaATATTTCCTGGATTGGTAGCTCATGCTCCTCAAGATTATGTCAATGTTACTCGATTGGGATCGATCCCGTCCTACATGCCACTCTGA
- the LOC126602106 gene encoding triacylglycerol lipase OBL1-like isoform X2, which produces MADCSRSSKCGLQVAEADSLSIRSVLGNLDRRVELDDNIKPGNTRYEGALSMMAAKMSYENQVLIKTIVTGHWKMKFIEFYNFWNGYQRRDSTQAFLFQDKTSDPNLIVVAFRGTDPFDADAWRTDFDISWCEFAGLGKTHSGFMKALGMQPNRSWPLEQETQQVNAAEQHPHQFAYYKIRQILMDLMQENKNAKFILTGHSLGGALAVLFAAVLAMHDYEEKYAWLMGRLEGVYTFGQPRVGDENFGGFMREKLKNYGVKYMRYVYSNDMVPRIPYDDKTLLFKHFGPSLYFSSCYKGKVLEEEPNKNYFNVFWFIPKCLNALWELIRSFILPLIRGAEYKESWFMRMLRVVGLVIPGLAAHAPQDYVNITRLGSLPSLAHVQERIPLVNNSKVD; this is translated from the exons GTGGCAGAGGCAGATTCGTTATCAATCAGATCAGTGCTGGGAAATCTTGATAGGCGAGTTGAATTGGACGACAACATCAAACCAGGCAATACAAGATACGAAGGAGCTCTGTCCATGATGGCGGCTAAAATGTCATACGAAAACCAAGTCCTCATTAAAACAATCGTCACGGGTCACTGGAAG ATGAAATTCATAGAGTTTTACAACTTTTGGAATG GTTATCAGAGACGAGATTCAACGCAAGCCTTCCTGTTCCAAGACAAAACATCTGACCCCAACTTGATTGTGGTTGCATTTAGAGGCACCGACCCCTTTGATGCCGACGCATGGAGGACGGATTTCGACATCTCATGGTGCGAGTTTGCAGGACTCGGCAAGACCCACAGCGGCTTCATGAAAGCTCTTGGCATGCAACCAAACAGAAGCTGGCCCCTTGAACAAGAAACACAACAAGTCAACGCCGCTGAACAACATCCTCATCAGTTTGCTTACTACAAAATCAGACAAATTCTGATGGATttaatgcaagaaaacaagaatgccaAGTTCATACTGACAGGCCACAGCTTGGGCGGGGCATTGGCCGTGCTGTTTGCCGCGGTGCTTGCAATGCACGACTACGAGGAGAAATATGCATGGTTGATGGGGAGGTTGGAAGGGGTGTACACTTTTGGACAGCCAAGGGTGGGGGATGAGAACTTTGGGGGGTTTATGAGGGAGAAGCTGAAAAATTATGGTGTGAAGTATATGAGGTATGTTTATTCCAATGATATGGTTCCCAGGATACCTTATGATGATAAAACTCTCTTGTTTAAGCACTTTGGTCCAAGCCTATATTTCAGCAGCTGCTATAAGGGGAAG GTTTTGGAGGAGGAACCCAACAAGAACTACTTCAATGTGTTCTGGTTCATACCAAAGTGCTTAAATGCATTGTGGGAGCTGATTAGGAGCTTCATACTGCCGTTAATAAGGGGTGCGGAATACAAGGAAAGCTGGTTTATGAGGATGCTTAGGGTAGTTGGTTTAGTAATTCCTGGATTGGCAGCTCATGCTCCTCAAGATTATGTCAATATTACTCGATTGGGATCCCTTCCTTCACTTGCTCACGTCCAAGAACGTATTCCTCTAGTAAATAATTCTAAAGTCGATTAA
- the LOC126605974 gene encoding uncharacterized protein LOC126605974 isoform X2, translating into MQDQRPGFRVRDPSPDSVIFALESNFSLFSSASASVDLCSFDHDDSTASEISPNSAPRDRRHEESSSGPDRDPDPNRIHAFQHTRRLSGKGEKAKVQKEDSDSDFVLDSARSSFSLALKECQDRRSRSEALSKKLDRPRPASLDLNNNASVSSPRLGAIKKGSMASRKSGNFPSPGTPSYRHASLGVQKGWSSERVPSHTNVGRKNTTAAMLPFNNGRTLPSKWEDAERWILSPVQGDGVVRPAYQQTQRRPKSKSGPLGPPGVAYYSLYSPAMPMFDGTNVSNFMAASPFSAAVISADGLGFQSGAENGSFTTRAEPCIARSVSVHGCSEVLEQQSSLPDSQDEKFDGPNGVKDAATNVSRAVSRRDMATQMSPDSAHSSPRARASYSASTSSGLPILEVQSAASSKSEVRDVQVDERVTMTRWSKKHKARRPGKGSHIGDGWKKKDADVQSAAWDLSDTSKSISKVNREEAKITAWENLQRAKAEAAIRKLEMKLEKKRSSSMDKIMNKLRSAQKKAQDMRSSVDQAQVARTSRKALSIRITRHMGSFSGCFTCHTF; encoded by the exons ATGCAGGATCAGAGACCGGGTTTCCGAGTCCGCGACCCGAGCCCTGACTCCGTAATCTTCGCCTTAGAGTCGAACTTCAGCCTCTTCTCCTCCGCCTCCGCCAGCGTCGACCTCTGCTCCTTCGACCACGACGACTCCACCGCCTCCGAGATCTCTCCG AACTCGGCCCCACGCGATCGCCGCCACGAGGAAAGCTCGAGTGGTCCAGATCGCGATCCGGATCCGAACAGAATCCACGCTTTTCAGCACACTCGTCGTCTCTCCGGAAAGGGAGAAAAAGCCAAAG TTCAAAAGGAGGACTCCGACTCGGATTTCGTCCTCGATTCCGCCAGAAGCTCCTTCTCTCTCGCCCTCAAAG AATGCCAGGACCGGCGGTCCAGATCTGAAGCTTTATCGAAGAAGTTAGACCGGCCGAGACCCGCCTCGTTGGACTTGAACAACAATGCCTCTGTGTCCTCGCCGAGATTAGGCGCGATAAAGAAGGGTTCAATGGCGTCTCGGAAATCGGGTAACTTCCCCAGTCCCGGCACACCGAGTTACCGGCACGCGAGTCTCGGAGTTCAGAAGGGTTGGAGCTCGGAGCGAGTCCCGTCGCATACCAATGTGGGTCGGAAGAATACGACGGCTGCGATGTTGCCCTTTAATAACGGGAGGACATTGCCGTCTAAGTGGGAAGATGCTGAGAGATGGATTTTGAGTCCGGTTCAGGGGGATGGCGTGGTGAGGCCAGCTTATCAGCAAACCCAGAGGCGGCCCAAGTCGAAGAGTGGTCCGCTCGGGCCTCCTGGGGTTGCGTATTACTCATTGTACTCGCCGGCAATGCCAATGTTTGATGGGACCAATGTGAGTAATTTCATGGCTGCTTCTCCGTTTTCGGCTGCTGTTATATCAGCTGATGGGTTGGGGTTCCAGTCCGGTGCCGAAAATGGCAGCTTTACGACGCGAGCAGAGCCATGCATTGCTCGTTCGGTTAGCGTTCATGGTTGCTCTGAGGTGCTGGAGCAGCAGTCTTCATTGCCTGACTCTCAAG atgaaaagtttgatggcCCTAATGGGGTCAAGGATGCGGCTACGAATGTATCTCGGGCAGTTTCAAGAAGGGACATGGCAACCCAGATGAGCCCAGATAGCGCTCACTCATCTCCCAGGGCACGGGCTTCTTACTCTGCCTCCACTTCCTCTGGTCTGCCTATTTTGGAAGTGCAGAGTGCGGCTTCTTCAAAGTCGGAAGTCAGGGATGTGCAGGTAGATGAACGGGTCACTATGACAAGGTGGTCCAAGAAGCATAAAGCTCGGAGGCCTGGGAAGGGTTCTCATATTGGTGATGGTTGGAAAAAGAAAGATGCAGACGTTCAATCTGCTGCTTGGGATCTCTCTGACACGTCAAAGAGCATTTCAAA AGTTAATAGAGAGGAAGCAAAAATCACTGCTTGGGAGAACCTGCAGAGGGCAAAAGCTGAGGCAGCAATACGGAAACTGGAG ATGAAGCTTGAAAAAAAGCGATCGTCATCAATGGATAAAATCATGAACAAGTTGAGATCGGCTCAGAAGAAAGCTCAAGACATGAGAAGCTCAGTTGACCAAGCACAAGTTGCAAGGACCTCACGTAAAGCTTTATCAATCCGAATAACTCGTCATATGGGTTCTTTCAGTGGTTGTTTTACATGCCATACTTTCTGA